In one window of Nakamurella alba DNA:
- a CDS encoding ABC-F family ATP-binding cassette domain-containing protein, with the protein MITATGLELRAGTRILLADLSLRLQHGDRIGLVGRNGAGKTTTMRVLAKEGLPYAGEIVQSGPVGYLPQDPREGDLEITAKDRVLSARGLDVMVAEMEKVQIQMAELTGPAAEKAVEKYGRIEERFASLGGYAAESEAARICSNLGLPDRILAQQMKTLSGGQRRRVELARILFAAQQDGADSGTMLLLDEPTNHLDADSITWLRDFLKNFAGGLIIISHDVDLLAAVVNKVWFLDAVRGELDAYNMGWQRYLDARATDEQRRRRERANAEKKASALMAQAAKLGAKATKAAAAHQMVRRAETLLSNLDEVRVADKVAKIRFPQPAACGRTPLTASNLSKHYGSLEIFSGVDLAIDRGTRVVVLGFNGAGKTTLLKLLAGIETADTGAVEPGHGLKMGYFAQEHDTIDPDRTVWENTRSAAPDTGAQELRNLLGTFMFTGEQLDQKAGTLSGGEKTRLALAGLVSSAANVLLLDEPTNNLDPASREQVLDALRRYTGAVVLVTHDPGAVAALNPDRVILLPDGTEDHWSADYLELVELA; encoded by the coding sequence GTGATCACCGCAACCGGCCTCGAGCTGCGGGCCGGAACGCGCATCCTGCTCGCCGACCTCTCCCTCCGCCTCCAGCACGGCGACCGCATCGGCCTGGTCGGCCGTAACGGCGCCGGCAAGACCACCACCATGCGGGTGCTGGCCAAGGAGGGCCTGCCGTACGCGGGCGAGATCGTCCAGTCCGGTCCGGTCGGCTACCTGCCGCAGGATCCGCGCGAAGGTGATCTGGAGATCACCGCCAAGGACCGGGTGCTGTCCGCCCGGGGCCTGGACGTGATGGTCGCGGAGATGGAGAAGGTCCAGATCCAGATGGCCGAGCTGACCGGGCCGGCGGCGGAGAAGGCGGTCGAGAAGTACGGCCGGATCGAGGAGCGGTTCGCCTCGCTCGGTGGGTACGCCGCGGAGTCCGAGGCCGCCCGGATCTGCTCCAACCTCGGTCTGCCGGACCGCATCCTGGCGCAGCAGATGAAGACGCTGTCCGGCGGTCAGCGCCGCCGGGTGGAGCTGGCCCGCATCCTGTTCGCCGCCCAGCAGGACGGCGCGGACAGCGGCACCATGCTGCTGCTGGACGAGCCGACCAACCACCTCGACGCCGACTCGATCACCTGGCTGCGCGACTTCCTGAAGAACTTCGCCGGCGGGCTGATCATCATCAGCCACGACGTCGACCTGCTGGCCGCCGTGGTGAACAAGGTCTGGTTCCTGGATGCGGTCCGCGGCGAGCTCGACGCCTACAACATGGGGTGGCAGCGCTACCTCGACGCCCGGGCGACCGACGAGCAGCGCCGCCGCCGCGAGCGGGCCAATGCCGAGAAGAAGGCCTCCGCGCTGATGGCCCAGGCCGCCAAGCTCGGCGCCAAGGCGACGAAGGCCGCGGCCGCGCACCAGATGGTGCGACGGGCGGAGACCCTGCTGTCGAACCTGGACGAGGTCCGCGTCGCCGACAAGGTCGCGAAGATCCGCTTCCCGCAGCCGGCCGCCTGCGGCCGGACCCCGCTCACCGCGTCGAACCTGTCGAAGCACTACGGCTCGCTGGAGATCTTCTCCGGGGTGGACCTGGCGATCGACCGGGGCACCCGGGTGGTGGTGCTCGGCTTCAACGGCGCCGGCAAGACGACCCTGCTCAAGCTGCTGGCCGGCATCGAGACGGCGGACACCGGTGCCGTCGAGCCCGGGCACGGCCTGAAGATGGGCTACTTCGCCCAGGAGCACGACACCATCGACCCGGACCGCACCGTCTGGGAGAACACCCGCAGTGCCGCCCCGGACACCGGTGCGCAGGAACTGCGGAACCTGTTGGGCACCTTCATGTTCACCGGTGAGCAGCTGGACCAGAAGGCCGGCACGCTGTCCGGCGGCGAGAAGACCCGGCTGGCGCTGGCCGGCCTGGTCAGCTCGGCGGCGAACGTGCTGCTGCTCGACGAGCCGACCAACAACCTGGATCCGGCCAGCCGCGAGCAGGTGCTGGACGCGCTCCGTCGGTACACCGGTGCCGTCGTGCTGGTCACCCACGACCCGGGGGCGGTGGCCGCGCTCAACCCGGACCGGGTGATCCTGCTGCCCGACGGCACCGAGGACCACTGGTCGGCCGACTACCTGGAGCTCGTCGAGCTGGCCTGA
- a CDS encoding helix-turn-helix domain-containing protein — protein MPADKAAVIRKGARITGPARDKLTADLRKKYEKGQSIRALAEGMGRSYGFVHRLLVDAEVPLRGRGGATRTKKK, from the coding sequence GTGCCTGCAGACAAGGCCGCTGTGATCCGGAAGGGTGCCCGGATCACCGGTCCGGCGCGGGACAAGCTCACCGCGGATCTCCGGAAGAAGTACGAGAAGGGCCAGTCCATCCGCGCTCTCGCCGAGGGCATGGGCCGCTCGTACGGGTTCGTGCACCGGTTGCTGGTCGACGCCGAGGTGCCGCTGCGCGGTCGCGGCGGCGCGACCCGCACCAAGAAGAAGTGA
- a CDS encoding enoyl-CoA hydratase/isomerase family protein, with the protein MTGGSGAGSPAPDPVLRIDPDLLEQGRVRCALGGPPDHPGSVLTVSLCRPDIRNAQLPATWEALARIGDAVPDSVRVVVISGDGPSFSAGLDRSAFSGDGLLGQVATAPGAVGDALIAGYQRGFTWQADPRFVSIAAVRGHAVGAGFQLALACDLMLIADDARFRMAEVRYGLVPDLGGTHQLVRRIGAARALEVCGTGREVTAAEALSWGLAVRSVPADDLGDATDQLVAGFLAAPPEALRSISSLVAGAGSATVEQQLRAERVAQLSRLRDLLRGGISGPPGGPAGDSPPGPPGGPATG; encoded by the coding sequence GTGACGGGCGGGTCCGGCGCAGGATCGCCGGCACCGGACCCGGTCCTCCGCATCGACCCGGACCTGCTGGAGCAGGGCCGGGTGCGGTGCGCCCTGGGTGGCCCACCGGACCACCCGGGTTCCGTGCTCACCGTCTCCCTGTGCCGCCCCGACATCCGCAACGCGCAGCTCCCCGCCACCTGGGAGGCGCTGGCCCGGATCGGCGATGCCGTGCCGGACTCCGTGCGCGTGGTGGTGATCTCCGGCGACGGACCCTCGTTCTCGGCCGGGCTGGACCGGTCGGCGTTCTCCGGCGACGGGCTGCTCGGTCAGGTGGCCACCGCCCCCGGAGCTGTCGGCGACGCGCTGATCGCCGGCTACCAGCGGGGCTTCACCTGGCAGGCGGACCCCCGGTTCGTCTCGATCGCGGCCGTCCGCGGGCATGCCGTGGGCGCCGGGTTCCAGCTGGCGCTGGCCTGTGACCTGATGCTCATCGCCGACGACGCCCGGTTCCGGATGGCGGAGGTGCGGTACGGCCTGGTCCCGGACCTGGGCGGCACCCACCAGCTGGTCCGCAGGATCGGTGCCGCCCGGGCGCTCGAGGTGTGCGGCACCGGCCGGGAGGTCACCGCGGCCGAGGCGCTGTCCTGGGGGCTGGCGGTCCGGTCCGTCCCGGCCGACGATCTCGGGGACGCGACCGATCAGCTGGTCGCCGGGTTCCTGGCGGCTCCGCCGGAGGCCCTGCGGTCGATCTCGTCGCTGGTGGCCGGGGCCGGGTCGGCGACAGTGGAGCAGCAGCTCCGGGCGGAGCGCGTCGCACAGCTCAGCCGACTGCGAGATCTGTTGCGGGGCGGGATCTCCGGTCCTCCGGGCGGACCTGCTGGTGATTCGCCGCCCGGTCCTCCGGGTGGGCCAGCCACCGGGTGA
- a CDS encoding FAD-dependent oxidoreductase, producing the protein MTAEGTSTDVLVIGAGQAGLSSAYHLSRSPLRHLVLDAEPAPGGAWQHRWPSLVMGTVNGIRELPGTTPPHADPAEQARIAVPRWFADYERQFDLRVERPVRVLRVEHDGDGLAATTDGGTVRARALINATGTWTRPYVPFVPGAAEFAGRQLHTHDYRGPGEFVGKRVVVIGGGISAVQLLLEIAPVAAAHTWVTRRPPEWREGPFDEAAGRAAVAMVEERVRLGLPPRSVVSVTGLPVTDITRAGIDAGILVARPMFTRIVPDGVMLPDGSFVAADILLWCTGFRPALDHLAPLRLRGPGGGIVMDGTAVAADPRIHLVGYGPSASTIGANRAGRAAVRDLTRWLAHPEDRAANHQQVRPEDRRSRPATDLAVG; encoded by the coding sequence ATGACCGCCGAGGGCACCAGCACCGACGTCCTGGTGATCGGCGCGGGCCAGGCCGGACTGTCGTCGGCGTACCACCTCTCCCGCAGCCCGCTGAGGCATCTGGTCCTGGATGCCGAACCCGCACCGGGCGGGGCGTGGCAGCACCGCTGGCCCTCGCTCGTGATGGGCACGGTCAACGGGATCCGCGAGCTGCCGGGCACCACACCCCCGCATGCGGACCCGGCCGAGCAGGCCCGGATCGCCGTGCCCCGCTGGTTCGCCGACTACGAGCGGCAGTTCGATCTGCGGGTGGAGCGGCCGGTCCGGGTGCTCCGGGTGGAGCACGACGGCGACGGCCTGGCCGCCACCACCGACGGCGGGACGGTGCGGGCCCGGGCGTTGATCAACGCCACCGGCACCTGGACCCGCCCGTATGTCCCGTTCGTGCCGGGCGCCGCGGAGTTCGCCGGCAGGCAGCTGCACACCCACGACTACCGCGGCCCCGGGGAGTTCGTCGGCAAGCGGGTGGTGGTGATCGGCGGCGGCATCTCCGCGGTCCAGCTGCTGCTGGAGATCGCTCCGGTCGCGGCGGCGCACACCTGGGTCACCCGGCGGCCACCGGAGTGGCGGGAGGGACCGTTCGACGAGGCGGCCGGACGCGCCGCCGTCGCGATGGTCGAGGAGCGGGTGCGGCTGGGACTGCCGCCGCGGTCGGTGGTCTCGGTCACCGGGCTGCCGGTCACCGACATCACCCGGGCCGGCATCGACGCCGGGATCCTGGTGGCCCGGCCGATGTTCACCAGGATCGTGCCGGACGGCGTGATGCTGCCGGACGGTTCGTTCGTCGCAGCCGACATCCTGTTGTGGTGCACCGGTTTCCGGCCCGCACTCGATCACCTGGCACCGCTGCGGCTGCGCGGGCCCGGCGGCGGGATCGTGATGGACGGCACCGCCGTCGCCGCGGACCCGCGCATCCACCTGGTCGGCTACGGGCCGTCCGCGTCCACCATCGGCGCGAACCGGGCCGGCCGGGCCGCGGTCCGCGACCTCACCCGGTGGCTGGCCCACCCGGAGGACCGGGCGGCGAATCACCAGCAGGTCCGCCCGGAGGACCGGAGATCCCGCCCCGCAACAGATCTCGCAGTCGGCTGA
- a CDS encoding Hsp70 family protein translates to MNTGTVLGIDLGTSNTVAVLSAPGREPRILSIDGAAWMPSSIFVEEDGRILVGRDADRSARTAPERYEANPKRRIDEGELLLGVRVVPVVEAFAAVLRRIAEEARRQLNGRSPDEVRLTHPAEWGRRRQNTLLAAGRSAGLGQQITLVPEPVAAAAHFASLPSHTLAAGSALAVYDLGGGTFDSAVVGRGAQGYLVLANEGLADVGGVDFDQAIVDHLGRAVAPADPAKWQSIFRPRNAADRRAARTLREDVRAAKEILSRYAQTDLPLPEPFDDTLLTRREFEGLIRPVVARTIDVLEETIRKAGSSPERLAGIFLVGGSSRIPLIASMITERLGVVAVTLEQPETAVAIGSVKAPVDAVVGGATEAVLPEGGFGTAGGFAAGAAAGGAIAGMAGGSGGGGQGPGGQGQGGHGTGGQPPVGPGQPGLVGQQGPLGPQNGVGPQGQAPQQTGGYAVPGMVGQGGYQGPGGPAGPGGPGGPPMGPGGPMSGGAGPGGDPARRKRNRMIAIAAAVAVVIIAGVTTTLVLTSGNSATPTTSTPVSTTNSTPRPSSSTGGSTTDTTETTPTSETTETTDTTETTETTETTPTTETSTETTRDIPTSCGTTTNSEGLTDCLEAFAGGFSANGTCTDDLTSIGGDETTVEQFSLGAERYAVCFLNGDPNLLAILLQTKNTATRTQLYSTFKTTITEPVSCGDYTIDLGQGEYAAGPSGGLAEDATYNMVAWQDTSLPLMGIVLADPAGHPMDETLDVFTEQIGIGSPGTASDC, encoded by the coding sequence ATGAACACCGGCACCGTGCTCGGGATCGACCTCGGCACGTCCAACACGGTGGCCGTGCTCTCGGCGCCCGGGCGCGAACCGCGCATCCTGTCCATCGATGGCGCCGCCTGGATGCCCTCCTCGATCTTCGTGGAGGAGGACGGCCGGATCCTGGTCGGCCGCGACGCCGACCGGTCCGCGCGCACCGCCCCCGAGCGGTACGAGGCGAACCCCAAGCGGCGCATCGACGAGGGTGAGCTGCTGCTCGGCGTGCGGGTGGTGCCGGTGGTCGAGGCGTTCGCCGCGGTGCTGCGGCGGATCGCCGAGGAGGCCCGCCGGCAGCTCAACGGCCGCTCGCCGGACGAGGTCCGGCTGACGCATCCCGCCGAGTGGGGACGCCGTCGGCAGAACACGTTGCTGGCCGCCGGCCGGTCGGCCGGCCTGGGTCAGCAGATCACGCTGGTGCCGGAGCCGGTGGCCGCCGCCGCCCACTTCGCCTCGCTGCCCTCGCACACGCTCGCCGCCGGGTCCGCCCTGGCGGTCTACGACCTCGGCGGCGGCACTTTCGACTCGGCCGTCGTCGGCCGTGGCGCGCAGGGCTACCTGGTGCTGGCCAACGAGGGACTGGCCGATGTCGGCGGTGTCGACTTCGACCAGGCGATCGTCGATCATCTCGGCCGCGCGGTGGCCCCGGCAGACCCGGCCAAGTGGCAGTCGATCTTCCGGCCGCGCAACGCGGCCGACCGCCGGGCCGCCCGCACGCTCCGCGAGGACGTCCGCGCCGCCAAGGAGATCCTGTCCCGGTACGCGCAGACCGACCTCCCGCTGCCGGAGCCGTTCGACGACACGCTGCTCACCCGGCGCGAGTTCGAGGGCCTGATCCGCCCCGTCGTCGCCCGCACCATCGACGTGCTCGAGGAGACGATCCGCAAGGCCGGGTCCAGCCCGGAGCGGCTGGCCGGCATCTTCCTGGTCGGTGGGTCCAGCCGGATCCCGCTGATCGCCTCGATGATCACCGAACGGCTCGGCGTGGTCGCGGTGACCCTGGAGCAGCCGGAGACCGCGGTCGCCATCGGCTCGGTGAAGGCGCCGGTCGACGCGGTGGTCGGCGGAGCGACCGAGGCGGTGCTGCCCGAGGGCGGTTTCGGTACGGCCGGTGGGTTCGCCGCCGGGGCCGCAGCCGGTGGGGCGATCGCGGGGATGGCCGGTGGATCCGGTGGCGGTGGTCAGGGACCGGGTGGTCAGGGACAGGGTGGTCACGGGACCGGTGGCCAGCCGCCGGTGGGTCCCGGTCAGCCGGGCCTGGTCGGGCAGCAAGGCCCGCTCGGACCGCAGAACGGCGTCGGTCCGCAGGGCCAGGCCCCGCAGCAGACCGGCGGCTACGCCGTGCCGGGCATGGTCGGGCAGGGCGGGTACCAGGGCCCCGGCGGACCTGCCGGCCCCGGCGGTCCCGGTGGTCCGCCGATGGGTCCTGGCGGACCGATGTCCGGTGGAGCCGGGCCGGGTGGTGACCCGGCCCGCCGCAAGCGCAACCGGATGATCGCCATCGCCGCCGCGGTGGCCGTGGTGATCATCGCCGGCGTCACCACCACGCTGGTGCTGACCAGCGGCAACTCGGCGACGCCGACGACCTCGACGCCGGTCTCGACGACCAACTCGACCCCGCGGCCGAGCAGTTCCACGGGCGGCTCCACGACGGACACCACGGAGACGACTCCGACTTCCGAGACCACTGAGACCACCGACACGACCGAGACCACCGAGACCACAGAGACGACGCCGACGACCGAGACCAGCACGGAGACGACCCGGGACATCCCGACGTCCTGCGGGACGACGACGAACAGCGAGGGGCTGACCGACTGCCTCGAGGCGTTCGCCGGTGGGTTCTCGGCGAACGGCACCTGCACCGACGACCTGACCTCGATCGGTGGCGACGAGACGACCGTCGAGCAGTTCTCGCTCGGCGCGGAGCGCTATGCAGTGTGCTTCCTGAACGGCGATCCGAACCTGCTGGCGATCCTGCTGCAGACGAAGAACACCGCGACGCGAACGCAGCTCTACAGCACATTCAAAACGACGATCACCGAGCCGGTGTCTTGCGGTGACTACACGATCGATCTCGGACAGGGTGAATACGCAGCCGGCCCCAGCGGAGGGCTGGCCGAGGACGCTACTTACAACATGGTTGCCTGGCAGGACACGTCATTGCCACTCATGGGGATCGTTCTTGCTGATCCGGCTGGTCATCCGATGGATGAGACGCTAGATGTCTTCACGGAGCAGATCGGCATCGGTAGCCCGGGCACAGCCTCGGACTGCTGA
- a CDS encoding trimeric intracellular cation channel family protein, producing MVSTVLLDVVNFVGLAAFALSGALMAVRRQFDVIGMAVLATITTFGGGVIRDVLIGDTPPEALRNVWWLVVPLAATAVAFFFHPQITRLRRAVVVFDAIGLGVFAVNGSAKAMQWGLSPLAAVMLGVVTGIGGGILRDVLGGETPAVLRRDSQLYAIPAILGCTITVTLLALDVHLLAATLPAAAFITGVRLLAVWRRWTGPVPRALHG from the coding sequence ATGGTGTCCACGGTGTTGCTCGACGTGGTGAACTTCGTCGGCCTCGCGGCGTTCGCACTGTCCGGGGCGCTGATGGCGGTGCGCCGCCAGTTCGACGTGATCGGCATGGCGGTGCTCGCCACCATCACCACTTTCGGCGGCGGGGTCATCCGCGACGTGCTGATCGGCGACACCCCGCCGGAGGCGCTGCGCAACGTCTGGTGGCTGGTGGTGCCGTTGGCCGCCACCGCCGTTGCCTTCTTCTTCCACCCGCAGATCACCCGGCTGCGCCGGGCGGTGGTGGTCTTCGACGCCATCGGCCTAGGGGTGTTCGCGGTGAACGGGTCGGCCAAGGCCATGCAGTGGGGGCTGTCGCCGCTGGCCGCGGTGATGCTCGGGGTGGTCACCGGGATCGGCGGCGGCATCCTGCGGGACGTGCTCGGCGGCGAGACCCCGGCGGTGCTGCGTCGCGACAGCCAGCTCTACGCGATCCCGGCCATCCTCGGCTGCACCATCACCGTGACGCTGCTGGCCCTCGATGTGCACCTGCTGGCCGCCACGCTGCCCGCCGCCGCCTTCATCACCGGGGTGCGGCTGCTCGCGGTGTGGCGGCGGTGGACCGGTCCGGTACCGCGGGCGTTGCACGGCTGA
- a CDS encoding family 4 glycosyl hydrolase, with amino-acid sequence MRLVILGGGGFRVPLVHRALAGRIRSGALDVDELVLYDIDSERLGVIGSVLPETPGLRVRTTTDLPDAMTGADVVFSAIRVGGAAGRVRDERRALDLGLLGQETVGAGGLSYALRTLPVVLDAARLQARIAPDAWLINFTNPAGLITEALTGVLGRRVIGICDSPIGLIRRSVRALGLDPALIDADYVGINHLGWLRALHHDGRDLLPDLLADRAAVEGFEEGALFGAPVLQALGAIPNEYLYFFAESRALAAQLAGTDTRGEVLAAQQQRFYADAVGAPDRAAQLWEAARRSREETYLAEARQEERAEEDLEGGGYEHVALDLMAALTGGPAVEMIVNAPNGRAAGVTGAACAQNRHGGRAFEQADSQNTVSVATAISAAGAHSRIGDRAIAELPADMVIETRCRVNGSGASPLPVAPLELYQLGMMTSVRAAERKIIDAVVHRSRDAALAGFALHPLVGSWDLAARLVDSVIADEPTVRELLA; translated from the coding sequence ATGCGGTTGGTGATCCTCGGCGGCGGCGGGTTCCGGGTCCCGCTGGTGCACCGGGCTCTGGCCGGCCGGATCCGCAGCGGCGCACTGGATGTCGACGAACTGGTGCTGTACGACATCGACAGCGAACGACTCGGCGTGATCGGGTCGGTGCTGCCGGAGACGCCCGGCCTGCGGGTCCGCACCACCACCGACCTGCCCGACGCGATGACCGGGGCCGACGTCGTCTTCTCCGCGATCCGGGTCGGCGGAGCCGCGGGTCGGGTGCGCGACGAACGGCGGGCACTCGATCTCGGTCTGCTCGGTCAGGAGACGGTCGGCGCCGGCGGCCTGTCCTACGCGCTGCGCACACTGCCGGTGGTGCTGGACGCGGCGCGGCTGCAGGCCCGGATCGCCCCGGACGCCTGGCTGATCAACTTCACCAACCCGGCCGGGCTGATCACCGAGGCGCTCACCGGTGTGCTCGGCCGGCGGGTGATCGGCATCTGCGACTCCCCGATCGGGCTGATCCGCCGGTCGGTGCGGGCACTCGGCCTGGATCCGGCGCTCATCGACGCCGACTACGTCGGGATCAACCACCTGGGATGGCTGCGCGCGTTGCATCACGACGGCCGGGACCTGCTGCCCGACCTGCTGGCCGACCGGGCCGCGGTCGAAGGGTTCGAGGAGGGCGCACTGTTCGGGGCGCCGGTGCTGCAGGCCCTGGGCGCGATCCCGAACGAGTACCTGTACTTCTTCGCCGAGTCCCGCGCGCTGGCGGCACAACTCGCCGGGACCGACACCCGCGGCGAGGTGCTCGCCGCGCAGCAGCAACGGTTCTACGCCGACGCCGTGGGCGCTCCCGACCGGGCGGCGCAGCTCTGGGAGGCGGCCCGGCGCAGCCGCGAGGAGACGTACCTGGCAGAGGCCCGGCAGGAGGAGCGGGCCGAGGAGGACCTGGAGGGCGGCGGGTACGAGCACGTCGCCCTGGACCTGATGGCGGCGCTCACCGGCGGTCCTGCCGTGGAGATGATCGTGAACGCCCCCAACGGGCGCGCCGCCGGAGTCACCGGGGCGGCGTGCGCCCAGAACCGCCATGGAGGCCGCGCCTTCGAGCAGGCCGATTCCCAGAACACCGTGAGCGTTGCCACCGCCATCTCCGCCGCCGGCGCCCACAGCCGCATCGGTGACAGAGCGATCGCCGAGCTGCCCGCCGACATGGTGATCGAGACCCGCTGCCGGGTGAACGGTTCCGGCGCATCGCCGCTGCCGGTCGCCCCGCTGGAGCTGTACCAGCTTGGCATGATGACCTCGGTCCGGGCGGCCGAGCGGAAGATCATCGACGCCGTCGTGCACCGCAGCCGGGACGCCGCACTCGCCGGGTTCGCCCTGCACCCGCTGGTCGGGTCCTGGGATCTCGCCGCCCGCTTGGTCGACTCGGTGATCGCCGACGAGCCGACCGTGCGGGAGCTGCTCGCGTAG
- a CDS encoding carbohydrate kinase family protein, with amino-acid sequence MSDLDVFMQGTVFFDMVLTGLPTLPQPGTEMHAEGMGSCPGGIANLAVAASRLGLRAGLASTFGDDVYGDFLWGTLAEEGVDLSRSRRISDWHSPVTVSLAVHRDRAMVTHGHPSPVPVDELVPSAPEAAAGVVTLGEMDQVWVREAHRKGVKLFGDVGWDPSEQWSTDVLDQLTSLHAFMPNSVEAMAYSRTEDPRAALLHLADLVPVVVVTCGGQGAIGIDSNTGEEEWVPSLPVNAVDATGAGDVFAAAFLLGSLREWPLRNRMAFANLCAALSVQQVGGSLAAPGWGDIIDWISGVRAAAAQGSRAAAVLGHSYEFLDEELTRHQHTSVRRAVATVARFSDA; translated from the coding sequence GTGAGCGATCTCGACGTGTTCATGCAGGGCACCGTGTTTTTCGACATGGTGCTCACCGGCCTGCCGACCCTGCCGCAGCCGGGCACCGAGATGCACGCCGAGGGGATGGGGTCCTGCCCGGGCGGCATCGCGAACCTGGCGGTCGCCGCGTCCCGGCTCGGCCTGCGGGCCGGTCTGGCGTCGACGTTCGGCGACGACGTCTACGGCGACTTCCTCTGGGGCACCCTCGCGGAGGAAGGGGTGGACCTGAGTCGCTCCCGCCGGATCAGCGACTGGCACTCCCCGGTGACCGTCTCGCTGGCGGTCCATCGCGACCGGGCGATGGTGACCCACGGGCATCCCTCGCCGGTCCCGGTCGACGAGCTGGTACCGAGCGCTCCTGAGGCGGCGGCCGGGGTGGTGACCCTCGGCGAGATGGACCAGGTATGGGTGCGGGAGGCGCACCGCAAGGGCGTCAAGCTGTTCGGCGACGTCGGCTGGGACCCCAGCGAGCAATGGTCGACGGATGTGCTCGACCAGTTGACGTCGCTGCACGCCTTCATGCCCAACAGCGTGGAGGCGATGGCCTACAGCCGCACCGAGGACCCGCGGGCGGCGCTGCTGCACCTGGCCGATCTGGTGCCGGTGGTGGTGGTGACCTGCGGTGGTCAGGGGGCGATCGGCATCGACTCGAACACCGGCGAGGAGGAGTGGGTGCCGTCGCTGCCGGTGAACGCCGTCGACGCCACCGGTGCCGGCGACGTCTTCGCAGCAGCCTTCCTGCTCGGTTCGCTGCGGGAATGGCCGCTGCGCAATCGGATGGCCTTCGCCAACCTGTGCGCGGCGCTGTCGGTGCAGCAGGTCGGCGGATCGCTGGCTGCGCCCGGCTGGGGCGACATCATCGACTGGATCTCGGGTGTCCGCGCCGCGGCTGCCCAGGGGTCGCGGGCGGCCGCCGTCCTCGGGCACTCCTACGAGTTCCTGGACGAGGAGCTGACCCGGCACCAGCACACCTCGGTGCGCCGCGCGGTGGCGACGGTGGCGAGGTTCTCCGATGCCTGA
- a CDS encoding DNA polymerase domain-containing protein, translating into MASKKSVEIRDDVELTNLDEPLADRGGPSKRVLVDYLDAASDRLIPALAERPVSVIRVRPGQPSFMQKNLPTYTPAWVRSTTVWAEASKREIRYALCEDRRTLLWLGNQRAVEFHVPLVRVGEQHQTHLVLDLDPPEGAGFDAVVAVAKLVRQALADAGLDGAVKTSGAKGLHIFVPLQPLPIEDAAAATRALAARTAALDPSIATTAYLLEEREGKVFVDATRAGGATVVAAWSPRLRPGLPVSYPLSWDELDGVHPSDFTCTTVASSAGPGGDPWVDLMPEPQRIPDDVLEQGRQIPIARVVAMHEGKRRKRAREAAPDTP; encoded by the coding sequence ATGGCGTCGAAGAAGTCGGTCGAGATCCGGGACGACGTCGAGCTCACCAATCTCGACGAGCCGCTCGCCGACCGCGGCGGACCGTCGAAGCGGGTGCTGGTCGACTACCTGGATGCGGCCTCCGACCGGCTGATCCCGGCGTTGGCGGAGCGGCCGGTGTCGGTGATCCGGGTGCGTCCCGGCCAGCCGTCGTTCATGCAGAAGAACCTGCCGACGTACACGCCGGCCTGGGTGCGCTCCACCACGGTGTGGGCCGAGGCGTCGAAACGTGAGATCCGGTACGCACTCTGCGAGGACCGTCGCACCCTGCTGTGGCTGGGCAACCAGCGGGCGGTGGAATTCCACGTCCCGCTGGTCCGGGTGGGGGAGCAGCACCAGACGCACCTCGTGCTCGACCTGGACCCGCCGGAGGGCGCCGGCTTCGACGCCGTGGTGGCGGTGGCGAAGCTGGTGCGGCAGGCGCTCGCCGACGCCGGGTTGGACGGGGCGGTGAAGACCAGTGGCGCCAAGGGCCTGCACATCTTCGTCCCGCTGCAGCCGCTACCGATCGAGGATGCCGCCGCGGCGACCCGGGCACTTGCCGCCCGCACCGCGGCGCTCGATCCGTCGATCGCGACGACGGCCTACCTGCTGGAGGAGCGGGAGGGCAAGGTCTTCGTCGACGCCACCCGGGCCGGCGGCGCCACCGTGGTGGCGGCGTGGAGCCCGAGACTCCGCCCCGGCCTTCCGGTCTCGTATCCACTGTCGTGGGACGAGCTGGACGGCGTCCACCCCTCCGACTTCACCTGTACGACGGTGGCGTCATCGGCGGGTCCGGGTGGTGATCCCTGGGTGGACCTGATGCCGGAACCGCAGCGCATCCCGGACGACGTGCTCGAGCAGGGCCGGCAGATCCCCATCGCCCGGGTCGTCGCGATGCACGAGGGCAAGCGCCGCAAGCGCGCCCGCGAGGCCGCCCCCGACACCCCCTGA
- a CDS encoding VOC family protein, which produces MTCRVSHLTIDSHNAYALSEWWKALLGYTDVPGDPNEPGDEECMIVDPVTGHRMLFIETPDTKSGKNRLHLDLRPIDGGREQEVERLRSAGATELADRRRPDGSGWVTFADPEGNEFCVLRSDAEAAAGPP; this is translated from the coding sequence ATGACCTGCCGCGTCTCGCACCTGACGATCGACAGCCACAACGCCTACGCGCTCTCCGAGTGGTGGAAGGCCCTGCTCGGCTACACGGACGTGCCTGGTGATCCCAACGAACCCGGCGACGAGGAGTGCATGATCGTCGATCCGGTGACCGGGCATCGGATGCTGTTCATCGAGACGCCGGACACCAAGTCCGGCAAGAACCGTCTGCACCTGGACCTCCGACCGATCGACGGCGGGCGCGAGCAGGAAGTGGAGCGTCTCCGGTCCGCGGGCGCCACCGAACTTGCCGACCGTCGGCGACCGGACGGGTCGGGCTGGGTGACCTTCGCCGACCCTGAGGGCAACGAGTTCTGCGTGCTGCGCTCCGATGCCGAGGCGGCCGCCGGCCCGCCGTGA